Within the Nicotiana tabacum cultivar K326 chromosome 11, ASM71507v2, whole genome shotgun sequence genome, the region TAAGTTAGTCTCACCAacttcaaaccatccgataggagaacgacatcttctaccatataatgcttcgtacggtgccatttgaatattagactggaagctattgttgtaagcaaactcagctAAAGGTAGGTAAGTGtcccaactacctccaaactcGACAATGCAAGCTCTCAatatatcctccaagatctgtataGTACGTTCAGACGGCCcgtctatctgtggatgaaatgcagtaCTAAGATCTACTCGCGTACCCAGTGCttcttgaaaagatttccaaaagcgTAAAGTGAATTGTGATCctctatcagagatgatggatattgGAACTCCGTGAAGTCGGACAATTTCGTTCATAAATATCTGTGCATACCTGACTCCACCATATGTAGTCTTCATCGATAAAAAGTGTGTTGATTTCGTcagtcgatctacaatcacccataccGAGTCATAACCTCTAAGGATTCGTGGTAGCCCGatgacaaaatccatagtaattctttcctatttccactctggaatttcaATTTATTGTAGTAGTCCTGTGGGTAGCTGATGCTCagccttgacctgctgacaagtcaaacaactagaaacaaagttagcaacatctttcttcataccTTCCCACCAATAAAATTGTTTCAGGTCATGGTACATTTTTGTGGATCCACGTTGTATAGTGTATTTAGAGttgtgggcttcttcaagaatagCATGTCTCAACCCATCTACGTCTGCTACACATAGCTTGTCACCCATTTGAAGAACACCATCACTTTCAACAATCATATCCTTGCTTTTACCAGCTAAGGCCTCGTATCTATATTTGCATAATCGTTCATCCTTATATTGGGTGGTCTTAATGCACTCAACTAATGAAGACTTAGATTGAGTACAAGCCAATAATGCCTCTGAATTTCCGACACTAAATCTGATACTTGTATCTTCTAGTCTCTGAATATCTTTGGCCAAAAGTCTCTTTGTAGGAGCTATATgcgccaaactccccatagattTTCTGCTCAatgcatcaaccaccacattggttTTTCCAagatgatacaaaatagaacaATCATAGTCTTTGAGTAGTTCCATCCAACGACGTTGCCGAAGATTTAGATCTCTCtgttgaaagatatacttcagacttttatgatcagtataaatctcacaagtttcgTTATATAGATAATGTCTCTAAATTTTTAGAGCAAATACCACTACagccatctccaaatcatgtgtAAGGTAGTTTTGCTCGTGCTTTTTCAATTgtctcgaagcataagcaataatgCGATCATTTTGCATGAGAACACATCATAATCCCACCCTCAAAGCGTCACAGAATACTGTAAATCCTCCGGAACCTGATGGTAAGGCTAATATTGGTGCAGTTGTTGGACACgttttgagtttctgaaagctctacTCACATTCCTCCGTCCATTAAAACTTTGCATTTTTTGTGTTAGCTTGGTTAGTGGCGCTGCTATTCTGGAGAAATCCTACACAAAATGCCTGTAATAGCCTGCTAAGCCtaaaaagctgcgaatctctgtaggAGAAGTAGGCCTGTGCCATTTCTGCACAGCTtcgatcttcttaggatctaccataaTTCCATCTTTGGATACAACATGCCTTAGAAATGATACCGAGTctagctagaattcacactttgagaacttagcataaagccgaTGTTCTCGCAGTGTCTGCAACACAGTTCTGAGATGATTCTCGTATTCTCCTTGGCTACgagaatatatcaggatatcattaataaatactATTAAAAATCTATCCAGAAACGGCTTGAACACCCTactcattaaatccatgaatgtaGATGGAGCATTAGTcagtccgaaaggcatcacaagaaactcataatgcccgtatcgAGTTCTGAAAGAAGTCTTTgaaatatcttcatctttgatcctaagttgatgataaccagaacggaggtcaatctttgaaaagtgggcagctccttgtaattgatcaaacatgtcatctatacgaggcaaaggatatttattacgtattgttatcttgttcaactgcctgtagtcaatgcacattctcagggatccgtctttcttctttacgaatagtactggtgcaccccatggtgacacactaggtctaataaaactcTTATCTAacaaatcttgtaactgttgctttAGCTCCCTCAACTCTATTGGTccctcaactctgctggtgccattcgATATGGGTTGTGTGTCAGGtagcaaatcaataccaaagtctatTTCTCGTATTGGAGGCAATCCTGGTAAAtcctcaggaaatacatcagaaaattctCTCACTACTGGTACATTCTCTATACTAACTATTTCCTTTCTTGTATCATTTACAATAGCTAAGACACCCAAGAAACCTTTCTTCAGAAgtcgttgagccttcataaaagatacaATTTTGCAAGTCTCTGGAACCTAACTCCCTCTTAGAATAAAACTGGGTTCATTTGGTATCTCAGACTTAACTATCTTTGCATGACAATCGACTTTAGCATAgcaagaagataaccaatccattcccatcagtatgtcaaagtcaatcatatcaagtacaataagGTTAGCTAGAGTATCTCTACCCTCAACCCGAATCTGACAAGCAACAATACGTGTATTCAGCTAACAAAGACTCTCCAACATGAGTAGCACCTAGAAAATGATCATTCAATAGCTCGGGTTGTCTACTAAATCTCAAAGCAAAGTATGAGGACACATAGGAGTGAGTAGATCCCGTATCAATCAACGCAAGTGCATCAAATGAACAGACAGAAAGAATACTTGTAACCACTACATTCGAGGCTTGAGCATCCtgtctagtaaatgcaaaaactctcgcctgacctctaccagcaTTGCCTTGTCCTTGATTCACAGTAGCACAGTCTCCAacacctcgacctctatttcATGTACCTGTAGCACCTGAAGTATTACGAGTAGTCTGAGTCGGTGTAGCTGACTGAATAGAAGCCTGGTTGAAATTTCTCGGAGGCTGAGGGCAATCCCTCAAGTGATGTCCCAACTGGCCACACCGAAATCTCTCTCCAGTTAGAACACGACATTGGCCCAAATGTGATCTACCACAAGTCTGGCAGGCTGGAGTAGTGGCATATATCAGCCCAGAATTACGATGTCCAGAAGATGATGGTCCTCTATTACATTATCTGTAATGTGGTCTGTATGTGGACTGTGAAGACATGTGTGTCCCTGTCTGAGAaccctgttgttgttgttgttgtccctgATTTCCTGCTCTTCTATTTtcactaataccaccattgaaaATGCCTCATGTCTTGGCCTTCTTACGTAAATCACTAGCTGCACGCTCCTCACGTCCCTTGTTTTCAATATTTCTAGCAAGGTTGACTACATTAGAGTAGGATAAAGTCTTCATCTATGGGTCTATTGCAGTGTATAGACGACCAACCaatccatcaataaacctctgaACTCGAGCTTCTTCGGTAGGCACTAAGTGAGGAGCATATATAGCTAGCTTACCGAACTTAGTGTTATATGTTGACACATCCATATCAGGAGTCTGAACCAATCTCTCAAAGTCTCTAGCATATTTTTGCATCCGACTGTCTAGAAGAAAATGCTTCTTGAACAACTTAGTGAACTCGTCCCATGTCAGTGGTGCTGCTCCTGCTGGCCTTCATAGCAATACAGTTGCATACCATGTGTTGGCCATATCCTCTAGTTTGTATGTTGCGAGCTCCACAGCTCTATCACTAGAACATCCAAGAGCATGTAATGCCTTGAGTATCCCATCCAAGAAACCTCGAGGATCTGTTGAATTATCGAAACctgtgaattttggtgatttcaatttcAGGAACTCGTGTAAGGATACTTCCTTATTCCCGAAAGGCTGAGTCTATGCAGGTGCTTGTGTCTGTAAAGTAGCCTGAGGAGCTGAACTTCTGCCCTGAGTAGGCACCAATGCCTCTAACACATTCAACAACCTTGCCACTGCATCTGCAGGTAAGGTAACAGTAGGTACACCAGTTGGTACTGGTGGTGGAGCATTCTGAACTCCCTTCTCTTGCACTTGATATGGCATAACAGCTTGGGTTTGACCCATGTTCCCAACTAGAGGTTGAGGGGCagtctgtcttctagtttgatgaacCCCAACTTGACCGCCACCCCGGGTAGCACCATGTCCAGCACCACGTCCAGCAGATGAAGGTGTGCGTGTCCTAGCCATCTGCGAAATAAAtattccaaagtcaatctcaaGTTATCTCAACGCACGATCAAAGAATGAAATAAGGGAAAACATTCCTAAATGTTCAGTAGCCTCAAGATCATAAGTATGGGCGCATACATAcccatgaacaagactctactaaacattgctccatgactcgggacttaaagcctaagctctgataccaactttgtcaccacccaatttaggatcgtgaccagcgcttaggagcaagtgctcctAAGTAAGCCTCATCAGTATTTTACaaaaaatcggacagagttttcCGTGTTTTTGGACTATCCCAAAAAATTTCCCTGTCTCAAATCagcaaccaaacatcctaatagcAATTCAAACAATTGACCacttatcaattaaccaaaatagtcttcaccattactaatcaacccactaacaaccagaaatactaatttatctccgaCTTTGATAATAAAGAACGATACTCGACATAAGACTAATAGAAAAataatactcatgacactaaaagaatgactatggagtgactctaaaaattcaaagaaaagaccataacaattGATAAAAATCTCCGCCCACGCAAACAAGTGCTAGGCTCATCAAGAATTCTCAacctgtgcgctctaattaaTGAAATTCTCACCTGTCTCAACTGTTGTCTCTATAAAAAaattagcggggaatgagtcactagcttagtgagtaataacacttaaccacaaccgtttttaatTTGGGGACAAttcagaaaacatgctagtatatcaaacataaaacaacataaaaatgccctttcagaaacaataaataattttcagtctcatcatacttttcttgtagtataatacaaATACAATTCAGTAATAAGCTCAGTAATCACTGTATAATATTAATATTCATattttgggaggtttcaatgaacggatcatgtaatcggtataactgtggacttctttgCAAAAAGTCatatataacggtagtccctacttgAGGGAAACcggtaacggtatgctagttctaccttcccactaacGAGGGCTATAACAGTGATctgtaattacaaggtgcaccaggtctaacgaacccgtcgttagctacgggatccttcaaagtctactcCCGTTTATACTTGTCTTTGTAATCCGTATGTACTCATAGAAAATATTTAAAGGAATAGACTACAATTGATTTATCAATATTCTTGTTTAACAAATTTCTTTACATGACTTCATTTTCTTCATAACAATGTAAATGGAGCTTCTAAAGAGGATACCTTCTCTGTAACTTTATCCTGATCACTGAAATAATTTTTGGCAATGACGACAAATAGCCCTTTAtatctgcaacagaaatttctatATATCAATGAAGTGAAATTTAATAGATCACACTCCATTAGACAATTTCGTTCTCTGCTCTTCTTAAAACAACTCTCTGCTTGGTTTATTAGAATTTCTCTTGATCACCTATAAAACGTAGGATAATTATGATCTTAAATTTGATCAAATCTATCATATTAAAGCAAATTATTATATGAGGAACTAAAATCGTACTTATTATAGTCAACTTATTTCTGAAAACATCGATTAGTATAGCTCATATGAATTATAGTTACTCGGGACTATCTGCGCTAAACTATCCTCCAAGCCGGGAATTACAAAAGAGTAATTTTGACCAAGTCACAAAATTAAGTGCATTGTGGGTatgattataaataaaaatagttGACCCCCTTTTAAAATATGTGTCATTAAGTAATGTTGCTTCTTTTCAAGTTATTGAATCCAAACCCTTAACATTATGAACTTTAGATATCATATCTGTTAATTAACTGAACCTTTTAATATGTACTGAAACAGAGTTATCCCCCATATATACTATGTTCTAAGTACTCTAGATATGCTTTAATCTTTACCAGAATTAGTCGGAGTATTCAAGGCTTATTTCTGGAGAAAGCTTCTTCTCCTTTGAGATACTGCATATGGAACCATGTATTAAAAAAAGTGTTGTTAAAGTCAACTCATTCATTATCATAATTGCTCACCACATTAGAGATAAATTTTTTATATTCTTCAGACATTACTTTTCTTGGTTGTTTCCTAGATAATCAGTGTTGAGGTCCACACATGCTTAGCAGTGGCACAACACAAAGTAGACACTGGTTGGTTTTGCTCTTCTTTGACCAGGAACATTACCTATGACGACCTTCTTATTGATAAGTGAAACAGGAGAAATATTCCAACTTATCCAAATCCCTATTATTCAAAAGATAATGATCCTAATTTGACCATTTTATAGATAAAGTGGAAGTCTTCAACTGCAGCACCACTTGGAACCATAAGTATGTAGTTTTTGTCATAAGAAACAACTTGTATCTTGAGCCATCACTTTAGCACTGTGGACGATCAGATTTTGTCTAAAATTCATAGGATATGCCCCTCATAGATTCAGATTTCATGATCAGTCATTGGAATAGTGACCAAAACTTGTTAATTAAACATCAAGAAATGGCTCCGGATGGTCCCTAAGTATACCATTTTCAATAAGATGAGGAGGTTTCCATCTGTCTGCTGTTGTGAAAATCAGTGGAACCTTCTGCTTTTAGACGAGTCTCAATGTATAATAGTAGTATAACAATGAGTTGGAACCCAAAACCATGTGATACTTCAGGTTCTATTGTCTTTAGCTGGTGCCCACAAAATGCCCATTCAATGCACATCAGTAGGATTATACAACTTGTCCTTGGCCTATTTAAACACATAGAAAGAAGGATTTAGCATAACAGCTCTCAGCAAAACTTGCAACCATACAAAGCTTTTCTCTGCTTTCAGGGTCATTACTAATTattcccttccttatttgctCATTTGTATTGAACTAAACAACCATGGCTATCCGTATGCCTCATATAATCAAGAAGTCTTCTACAACTGGAGATGTTCCAAAGGGACATTTTGCTGTTTATGTTGGAGAGAAGCAAAAGAAGAGATTTGTGATCCCATTATCATTCTTGAGTCAACCGACATTTCAAGACTTGCTTAGCCAAGCTGAGGAAGAATTTGGATTTGATCATCCAATGGGTGGTCTTACAATTCCCTGTAGCGAGGATGTGTTCGTTGATCTTACTTCTAGCTTGTGTAGGATCTGAGGCTTTTCCTTTTACAATTTTGTAAAGAACTAACATGGACTCTAGTTGTACATTAGAAGAGTTAAAAAAAGACACATCATTTATATGATACCACTGATAATTAGATAGAGGGGGTTACTGTTAGCTGCAACAGTAGATCCCGATTGAATGTAATTTTGTAAAGAGATAAGCATAATATTCTTTAGCAAATGAAATCTGTTTAGATCCATTCTTTAGCTGGTTTTTCACTGTTCTTGTTGGATTAATTTTACATGACTACATTTATCCATAACAAGAGAATTGGAGCTTCTGAAGAAGACACCTTATATATGTGACCTTATCCTGAACACTGAATTATCTTTGGTAATGACAGTAAACAAAACTTTATATCTGcaacatgagtttgaaaataggAAAGAATGACATTAGAATATCACACTCCATCAGACATTTTGTGTTCTCTGCTCTTTTTAGAACAACATCTGGCTTGATTTATTAGAAGTTCTCTCTATCAGCTGAATAACTTGGGATAATTCTGATCTGCAAAGTTGATTAAAGCATCACATTAGACAACTTCTGATATCAGAAACAAAACTTGTATTTATCTAGGTCAACGTATTTCTAAAAGTATCAATTGGTACAGCTGTATTTACTCTATGGTTCCCTAAATAGTGGCTACCCAGAAGTAACTAAAGTTGCTTGTTGCTTGTTTGTATGTTATTGAATCCATACCCATAACTATATGTGTTTTAAATACTTCAACAAAAGTTTTTTTGTACCGTATAAGTTCTTTCTCCAAAGTCTACCTCATAATAGAATTTTTGTATATCAAATCCACTAAGAATTGTGATATTTTTAATAGATGTTATGAGTGCtacggaagccaaatgtatatagtgtgaaagA harbors:
- the LOC142166062 gene encoding uncharacterized protein LOC142166062 codes for the protein MAQAYFSYRDSQLFRLSRLLQRDLNLRQRRWMELLKDYDCSILYHLGKTNVVVDALSRKSMGSLAHIAPTKRLLAKDIQRLEDTSIRFSVGNSEALLACTQSKSSLVECIKTTQYKDERLCKYRYEALAGKSKDMIVESDGVLQMGDKLCVADVDGLRHAILEEAHNSKYTIQRGSTKMYHDLKQFYWWEGQG